Genomic DNA from Pirellulales bacterium:
ACGCCGACCTGCGCCGCGATTTCTTTCAAGTTGCCCCCGGCCAGCACGAACATTTCGATGAATCGCTGATGCTCGACGGGCAGGTCTGCCAGACGCGACATGGGAAAGTCTGCGGCCACCGATACCCGGCAATGACCGCAACTCATCTGCGTCACGGTCATCGCCGTTCCACAGTAGGGACATTCATTACTGACGGGACGTTTCGCCTCTGGCATGAAACTCCACTTTCTGCATTGCATGCTATCCGATAAATCAATAAAATCAACATATTTGTTGATAGTTTTTCATAAAACGAAATAACGCGACGGTAGAACTCGGTTCAAAAGACGATTCATGACGCCCAAGACATCCGGGTCCTCAACTAGTTCAAGAAACCGTTGAACTTCAGAAGGCACTTCGTCGCAGCGTAGGTGCAGCAAACAGGATACGCGAAGAAAACGCGGGACGAGTGATCCGGCAGCTATGGCGTAGTGCCAGTTCTAATTTGCTGCCCGGCTTGGCGCGCGCTTAAAAGCCGTCGAAGGACGGGTCGCCGGCGCGATCTGCTGCCTGGGCGATAGCGCATACACAACGGCCGACGTGCCGATCATCACGGCCACTGCGACAAACATGCTGCCGAATGCCGGAATGCCGGCAAGGCCCGCGTACGAAACGATTCCTCCTGCGATCGGCGAGCCGACGAGCGTTCCCAAATCGAAGAACGCCAGCACCAAGGTCGTGGCCAAACCTCGGTTGCGCGCCGGAAACACCGAGGTGCCCGCCGCGATGACCGACGGAAACAACAGGGCATGCGCAATTCCTAGCGCCACGGCGGGAAGGCAGAGCAGCCATTGATTACTGGCAATGGTGAACAGCACCATCCCGGTGACCATTGAAGCCAGTCCCAACAAGAGCACGCGGCGATTGCCGATTTTCGTCGGCAGCCGTCGACCGAGGAACCTCGCGACGAATGCTGTCGGACAATAGACGGCAAAGAAGAGCGCAATGCCGGGGATGTTCATCGACTCGGCATACGGTCGCAGAAACGTGCCGGGTAACCCCAGCCCAAAACCCGTTGCGGCCGACACGAGTAATACGGACCCTGGATGGTAGCGCCGCAAGAGTCCCCACGCTGAAGCGTGCCGAGTGCGTGGTTGGAAATGTTGATGGCGCGTTGCGAAGGCTGCCAGAATGACATTGATCATTCCTAGCACGGCGCACACAACGAACATCAACTGCATTCGGGGCCACGTCATCGGCGCGCCGCCTATCATGACGTCACCCAGCCAGGTGCCAATCACCATCGCCAAAAATCCGGACGTGCCCAGCATGCCCACCATTTCCGCCATGCGCGAAACAGGTGCGCGCGACGAGATAAAGGTGATCGATGCCCCGAAAAACCCGGCGATCGCGCAGGCGTAGCCGATGCGCAAGACGAAGATCAACGGGCTATCGGCGCGTGTGAGCAGTAAATGCCCCAGGCAACTCGCGACGAACAGCAATCCCGAAATAATCCACATCCGCCGGGGACCGTAACGGTCGATGCCGATTCCTTGGGCAAGGCGCATGGCCAGACTACCGACCATGCCCACGCCGACGATCGTGCCGAGCAGAAGTTCGCTGCCACCGAGAAAGAAGACCACGTCCGCGTAGCGAAAGAGCAGGCTGTGGCCAATCATGATCGACAGATTGGCCACGTAGGTCAGCCAGAAGGCAAGATCGTACGTGGCACCATCAGATTGAACGTTTTGCTGCGCGCGGCCGACTTCGCGTCTCGCCATAGCGGCGGACGACGATTCGACCGTGGAGGATTCAGCATGCGAAGCGCGACAGATCATGGAGGGGTTTGAAGAGGAAGGCCGGGACAACAAGGCCGGTGGATTATAAGCTAGCCCGCAACGCAGGGCAGCGTCGAAAAACGGCTAGCTTCTGGCAATTGCGATCACGGCGTAACTTGCTTCATTTACTAAAACGCTTGTTCTGACAGCAAATCACGGTAATTGGTTCGCAAAACTGGCCAAATTCGCTGCTTCGGCGACCACGCCCATAAGGGGTAGTGATCCTCCGTTTTCTGCGGGGAAATTCCTGGCGCGGACCGCGGTGGACATACCGGCGCGTCGCCTGCTAGTATCTTCGACCCGTGGGGTATGACATGGACGTCAACGGGGCCAGCAAGGACCAGCGCAGTGGACTATTCGAAGAGTACCGTCAACAGCCGGAATCTCGTGAAGCGGTGGCTGCATCGGTCGCGATTGGATGCGTCGGTCAAGCTGCTCGACGTCAAACGCCGTAGCCGGATTCTCGACTATGGTTGCGGTAGCGGCGAGTTAACGCGGCGGATCAGCGCGGCCTATCCCTCGACCCAGATCGTGGCGTTCGATCCGGCCGAGGATTTGTTTCGCCAGGCGCAGCGCCGACTGGCGGATTGCACGAATGTGCTGGTCAGCAACTCGCTCGACCTGTTGCCAGGCGCTTTCGATCGCGTGGCCTGCCTGGAAGTACTCGAACACTTGCCCCCCGTCGAGCTCGAGGCGGCGCTATTAGATATTCGCGTGGCGTTGGCGGCCGACGGACAGTGCCTGTTCACATTTCCGATCGAGCATGGCGCCATGTCACTGGCCAAAAATGTCTATCGCATCACGACCGGCGGCGACCCCTACCCCTCACTCACCAGCACGGCCCGGGCCTTCTTCGGCCTGCCAGTACCGCGTCAGCCTAGCGCGAGTCTGAATAATTGCAGCTATATTTACTCACACCTGGGCTTCGATTGCCGGGCGATGCTCTCCACCATCGCCAATGTGTTCGCAATCGAGGATGTTCACGTGCTCCCCTTGGGAACCGTGACGCTGGGGATGGGAAACGGGCTGGCCGTCGTCGCTCGCCCGCGCCACGATTGAATTCGCGCTGCTTGCGCCTCGCTTTGCTATGCGGCGACGCGCAGGCGCGGCCATCGTCGCGACAGAATTACGGCGACAGGCTCTTTGACTGGCCGCGGGGCTAACCGCAGGCCTCGCGAGCGAACCATGACCCGGAACCTGGTGGTCGTCACGACCTATAACGAGCGTGAGAATCTGCCGGCGCTAATCGATGAGATATTCGCACAGGCTCCCGAGGTCGATCTATTGGTGGTCGACGACAGCTCTCCCGATGGGACAGGCGCCTGGGTCCAAGAACGATCCGTACGCGAACCGCGATTGAAATTACTTGCCCGGCCTGGCAAACAAGGGCAAGGAAGCGCAGTGCTGGCCGGACTCCGTTACGCGATTGATAACGCGTACGACACCGTACTGTCGATGGATGCCGACTTCAGCCATTCGCCGCGTTACATTCGCGGCCTACAGTCCGGCCTTGAGGGCGATCCTGCCGCGGATGTCGTCATCGGCTCGCGTTATGTACACGGCGGCGGCGTCGAAGGATGGCCGTTCAAGCGCCGACTCATGAGCCGGGCGGTGAACACCTATACGCGGTTGATGTTGAGATTGCGCACGCACGATTGCAGCGGCGGATTTCGCTGTTACCGAGTGGCGAAGTTGGCCGAACTGGATTTCAGCCAGATGGTTTCCCGCGGCTATTCGTTTCATGAAGAGTTTCTGTGGCGTGTCACGAGACTTGGCTGTCGCGTCGTCGAGACTCCGATAACGTTTGTCGATCGTGTCAAAGGAAACTCAAAGATCAACGCGCACGAGGCTTGGAACGCCGTGCGCGTGATCTTTAATCTCGGAATTCAAGAACGATTCGGTAACCGAACTCCCCCGCCATCCCTGAATAGGGACAACGGAGAGTGACGGCATTCCGTCGAAGGCCTGCCGGACTAAGTTCCGTGCGGCTTGTCGCCCAGCAGTTCCCAGACCGCCGGCTCGATCGACTTGGCCCAGATTTCGTACCCTTGCGGGCTCAAATGCAACAGGTCCGGCATGATCTCCTTCGAGAGGGTGCCATCCGCGGCGAGGAACTTCGGACCGATATCGAGATAGAAGACGTTCTTGTCGTCAGCCACGGCCTTGGCCAATTCGTTGGCCTTGATGTTCACCAGGCGATTCTTATCCTCGGGATTCGCTCCGCGCGGGAACACACCCAATAGCAGGATCTTGGTGGCGGGCAGTTTCTCGCGCAGCTTGGCGACGATCGCCTTGATGCCCGCCGCGATGTTTTCCGAGGTGTCGGTGCCGGAATTGTTGGTGCCAATCATGATCACGGCCAGCTTCGGTTTAATACCGGCAATGTTGCCGTTTTCGAGACGCCACAACACGTGCTGCGTCCGATCGCCGCCGATGCCGGCATTCATCGCCTTGCGGTCACCGTAGTACTTCGTCCAAACGTCCTTGCCGGCGCCTTCCCAGCCTTGGGTGATCGAGTCGCCCAGAAAGATCAGATCGACATCCCCTTGCTTAGCCCGATCGTTGATCGAATCGTGCCGTTTCATCCAACCGGCTTCACGAGCGACCGGCACCACGGTATCCGGCGGCTTATCCTCGGCCCGGGCGGCGAACGACGAGTAGGTGCCAACCAAAGCAACGAAACAGATCGCAAGCACACGACGCCGCATGATGAGACTCCACAGAAGGAAGGAATTCTGGCAGGAACGTGAGAATCAAGATTGATACGGAGGGATAGCGCAGCGGTGATCAAGCCATTCCATCAAAATCGGTCTAGATCGTGGCCACGAAGCACTGCCGCCCGGCAATGCAGATCCGTCGCGCGACGAAGTCATCATCCGGACCGAGTACGTGCTGCGTCAGGTTGCACCAGCAGTGCCCATCGCCGACCTGGCCGTCTTCGACCGCGGGGTTCTGGCAACCAGTTATGAACATCCCTTTCGAGCGCAAATGCTGACAAGCGGCACCCGCCTCGGCACCCGCAGCAGATTGACTATCGAGAATCGACATGCTGAATTCCCTTGCTGTAGAATCGAATCCGCTCGAACAAAGTCCGTCTGATCGCAACTCGGTATGTACAAACTTTCGACCGTCGCATTAAATCTCGAATCCGCCAGTTTCGAGCCCCGCGGCCAATAGAATCGCGCGGCGCACGGCAACGCTGGCTAGCTGCACCTTGTAGCCGTTATCCGTCAGCGGTGTCGCGGCTTCAACCGCGGCTTCGCCGGCCGAACTGGCCGTATCGAATTCGACCGACTGGCCGACCATGGCTTGCGCCGCGGCGTACGATACCCAAGGTGTCGGCGCCACTTGGCCGATCACGATGTTTGCGTCGCGGACAATTCCATTTTCGATTTTTAGCGCGGCTGCCGCACTGACGAGCGGGAAGTCCGGCCCGGCGGTTTGGCGCACTTCGTACGTGCCATTGACCCAACCAGCGGCCGGCAGCAGGATGTGCGTCAGCAACTGATTTGGGCCAATCACATGCTCACGCTGACGCCCGTCGCGCGGGGTGCGGAACAGGGCCTCGACCGGTATTGTGGTCTCGTCCTGCTCGCTGGGCCCGATGATGCGCACCTGGGCTCCCAAGGCGATTAGCGCCGGCGCGATCCGCGACGGCGAAACGAACTTCGCAGGCCCGGCATTGCCAAAAATCGCATGGTACCGGCTATCCCCTGCAACGATGCGGTGACCGCTTTCGGCCAGCAACCCATGCCCGCCGCGAAAATACCAGCACTGCGGACGTTGCAGCAACTCACCGCCGAGAGTCCCCTGGGCGCGTAGGGTATCGCTGTTGATCCCGTCGATGGCCTGCCGGATCGCGGGAAAATCGGCGAGTTCCGGCGCTTCGAGCAATTCATCGAGCGTCGTGGTGGCGCCGATCGAAACCCCTTGCGAGTCACTGGAGACGCCGCGCAGCGAGGCTACCTCGGTAATGTTCACCACGCGCCTTGGCGTGACGATCATCTTCGCCATGAGAGGGACCAGATCCGTGCCGCCGGCCAAAAGGGCCGTTGCCTCGCTGTCGTCGGATAGGAGTTCCAAGACGCCAACAGCATCCGTTGGTGCCGCGTATTCAAATGGTTTCATCAGGCTTTCCTCGCTCTTTCCAAGGCCTCGAGGACCCGTTTCGGAGTTAGTGGGAGAACCGGCACGCGCACGCCCAACGCATTACAAACGGCATTCGAGATGGCAGCCCCAGGACTAATCACCGGCGGCTCGCCCAAGCCGACGACACCGCGATTGTATTCGTCGTCCGGCTGGTAGATCTCGACGACGATCTCGCCCACGTCGCCCAAACGCGGCAATTTGTAATCCGCGATCTCGGCATTCAGGAAAGCCCCGGTCGTCGGGTCCAGAATACGCTGCTCGAAAAGGGCATAAGCTATACCCATGATCGCGGCACCGTACATCTGGCTCTGTGCACATTTGGGGTTGATTACCAGTCCCATGTCCTGGACGAGCACGAATTTCTTCATTCGTACGACGCCGGTGTCACGATCGACCTCGACCTCGGCCATCTGCACACCGCCGACCTGCGAACTGGAAAGGCCCTGGTCGTCGCGGCGTTTGAATTCGCCTTTCACCTCGAGCGGCATCATGCCCAACAGGCTGCACGCCTCTTTCCAGGAGAGTGACTTCTTGGTGTCGCTTTTGACCTGGATGCGGCCATCCTTCGCTTCCAGATTCTCGGGCTCGGATTCGAGCTTCTTGGATGCCAGCTCGAAGATCTTTAAAAGCGCGTCTTGCGCCGCGCGGCGCGTCGATTCGCTGACGCTGGCGATCGTGACGCTTCCACCCGAGGCAGCGCTGGGGGGATATTTCGAGCTGCCAATGTTCACTTTCACGCCGGCCAGCGGCAATCCGAACGTCTCGGCCGTAATGATCGCGATCGCCGTTCGGGTGCCAGTGCCTAAGTCCTGGCTGCCGAGTGTGGCCTCGACAGCGCCGTCGGGATGAATGGTGATATTCGTGTTCGAAGGTTGCCCACCGCCACCCCAGGTGTGAATGGCCATTCCCAGGCCGCTGACGACAGCCCCCTTTTTCGGTCCCTTGCCATGGGGGTGCCATTTATCCTTCCAGCCGATCAGCTTGGCCGCGATCTCCATTTCGGCCTGATAAACGTTCTGCTTTTCGTTCGAGACGCTCGCCAGATTCCGCAGAAAGACGTCGTAGCTGTTCAAGCCGAGCTTAGCGGCGATATCGTCGTACGCGGTCTGGCTCATCGCGCACGCTTGCGGATGATTCGGGGCGCGCCAGGCCCGCGAGGGGCTAGCGTTAGTGATGATGGGCGTTGCGCGGCGGCGGCGATTTTTGGGATTAAAGACGTACGGAATAACGCCCTGATCGACGCCACCGGCCGTCGCGCCAAACGTGCCCCAATGCTGCGAATCCCAAACTGTGACGACGCCTTCCTTGTCGGCGCCGATCCGCACGTCGATATAGCCACTGGGGCGGCAGCCTGCCGTTTTCAGCTCGATGTCGCGATCGAGCATCAACTTCACGGGCCGGCCGACCTCTTTGGCAATCTTCGCCGCGGTAACGTTGAAATTGTCGACCTGGAACTTGCTGCCGAATCCGCCGCCGATGAAATCGCAAATCACCGTGACGTCACCCGTGGTAATTCCCAGAGGGCTGGCAAACTGACCGGCCGTGCCCGACACGTTTTGCGTCGACAGATAAGCGTTCAGCTTGTCGCCTTCCCACTGCACAGTAGCGCCGTGAGGCTCGAGGCACATGTGCGTGATGACGTCGATGCCATAGTGCGCTTCGACGACGACGGCCGACTCCTTGAGCAGCCGCTCGATCTCTTGCTCGGCGAATTTGTCCTCGTCATCATCGTCGCCAGCCTCGCGCTCGAGCTGCACATTCTTGGCGACCTTACCTGTGCGGCCCGCTGCTTCAGCGGCAGCAAGATCAGCGTCTTTGACGTAGACGTCGAGCGGCTCGATTTCAACTTTGATGGCTTTCAGGCCCTCGGCTACGGCCCCTTCGCTTTCGCCGGCCACGGCCGCAATAGGGTCTCCTTGCCAACGGACTTCGTTGCCAGGCTCCTTCATCGCCATGCACTTAACGACGCCCGGAATCTTTTCGGCGGCGCTAAAGTCGATCGACTTGATCTTGCAGTGCGCGTGGGGCGAACCAAGCACGCGGGCGATCAGCATTTTGTCGAAGTTCACATCGTAGGTGTACTTCGCCGCACCGGTGGCCTTGGCAATGCCGTCAATTCGATCCTGCGGCTTCCCCAAAAGCGCCGTCGTGCCACGATCCGGCCAACTGTACTTCTTAGCCACGCGAGCCTCCTTTCACCACTTCCAGGGCAGCCTGAATGACATTGGCATACGTGCCGCAGCGGCAGAGGTTGCTGTTGAGGCCCTTGCGAATTTGATCTTCGGTCGCTTTGGGATTCTTGTCCAAGAAGGCCCGCACTGCCACGACGAAGCCAGGTGTGCAGAATCCACATTGCATGGCATCGTTATGCAGAAATGCCGTGACGACGGGATCGGGTTTGCTACCTCCCAGGCTTTCGACCGTTTGGATTTTCTTCCCAACACAAGCCACGGCCAGAATCGTGTTTGCGCTGGCGGGTTTGCCGTCGATGATGACCATGCTCGCGCCGCTGGAGTCGTCGACGCTGACGGGCTTCGCACCTGTCAGATTCAACTTGAATCGCAAAGCTTCAAGTAGCGTTGTACGTGGCTCAACCGTGACTTGCCGATCGGCGCCGTTGACCTTCAATGTGATAGCCGTTGGGCCGGGACCCAAAACTTTCGTTTTGTCGTCAGCCGCTTCGGCCACGCCGCTGCCGGCGGCCAAAGCCGTGGCTGCCGCCGCTGCGCCGGAACCTTGCAAGAACGCCCGGCGACTAAAGCCGCTTTCGCCGGCGCGGGAGGGTCGTTGATCCTTCATCAGAAGAGACCTCCGCTGGTCAGAGTTTGAAGACCGTGGATTTCGGAAGCGAAATTTCTGGGAAGGATTGACCCTAGAGTTGAAAAGGATCCTTCCGCTTTGCGCTCGCGATTGTACAAGGTTGGCGTAGCGGTGCAAATAATCAATCGGTGAATCGCCCCAGGGACCAAGACTTGCGAGGCGCAACAGGCCTGCCTACCATGTCAACATCTCACCCTCAGCGACCGCACGATAGTGCGAGCACGTATTCGCGCTCGATCGACCGGCCGTCACGCCCAACTGTGGATCAACCCGCATGCTATTTCTCGCGACTTCTCGACGTATCTTGTCGCTCACTGGCGTCCTTGCGATTGCCTTGTCGTTTGAAGCCAAGGCAGCCGACAATCAGCCTCCTTCGGGCTTCGTGGCATTGTTCAATGGCAAAGACCTGACCGGATGGAGAGGATTACCCAAGGGAGATCTACAAAACCCGGCAAAGCGTGCGCAAGCATCGGCCAATGATCTGGCCACCGCGCAAAAAGAGGCGGACGAGGATATGCGTGCGCACTGGATGGCGGTTGACGGCGTCATTGAGTTCGACGGCAAGGGGCGCAGTCTCTGCACTGCCAAGGATTACGGCGACTTCGAATTGCTCTGCGATTGGAAAATTCTGGCCGACGGCGATAGCGGTATTTATCTGCGTGGCAGCCCGCAAGTGCAAATCTGGGATCCCGCATCTAACGTGGCGAAGGGGGTCGGCTCGGGCGGCCTCTTCAATAACCAGAAGAAAGAGAATCCGTCGCAGCCCTCGAATGTGGCCGACAAACCAATCGGCGAATGGAATCACTTCCGCATCAAGATGGTTGGCGACAAGGTCAGCGTCTGGCTGAACGAGGAGTTGGTCGTCGACAACGTGGTACTGGAAAACTACTGGGAGCGCGACAAACCGATCTACCCCACCGGCCAGATCGAGCTTCAGAACCACGGCAACCACTTGTATTTCAAGAACATCTATATCCGCGAACTTAAGTAGATTAAAACGAAACCGCGGTGCCACTCCCATTGCGCAGAGGTTCAAGCTTCAGCGATATCCAACCGCCGATTTTGCTCGGTGGTTTTTATTTGTACCGGCGCAATTTAACGCGTCACTGCCAGACAATTCTGATGTGTGAGTAGCGCAACGACGGCTGCCGAAGCGACCCAACTTACTTATGCACAAAGTCGAGCACCGGCTCGAATTTCGCAGGGCGGCTCTTCAGGCATTCTACGGCACGTCCGATTAGCGTCAGGCTCGGCACGTCGAAGCGGTTTGGCTGGTCAGCCACGAGCGGATAAAGCATACGGCAAGCCTCGGCCCAATGACCCGTCTCGAATTGTTGCAGAGCCGATTCGTAGGCATCACGCTGGGCTAGCCAGGTCGGGTCTTCGGCCGCGGCGGAATGCAACTCGAAAACGTCCAGTGGCGAGGCAATGCCAACAACCCGAACGCGACACAATCGGCGCGTCGCGAACGCGCCGCCGAGCTTGCGCCAGGTCGATTCGCTGACCAGCGCCGCGACGCCCAGGTGCTTCGTTAGTCCCTCTAAGCGGCTGGCCAGATTCACGGCATGGCCGAGCGGACCGTACTTGAACCGCCGTCGGCTGCCAATATTCCCTACGCGGGCGACCCCTGTATTTATTCCCAGTCCCAAGCCGAGGGGCGCGCCGAGGATTCCCTGCCAGTCCTTGTTCAGTGCCGGCAGCTCTTCGATCATCGCCAGCGCCGCACGACAGGCGAGCGTGGCATGATCCGTCTGAATCGCCGGAGCGTTCCACATGGCCAACAACCCGTCGCCGATGTAGTCGACGATTACTCCACCATGATCGGCAATCCTCGCTGTAAGACGCTCCATCACATCGCCGACCAGCCGGCAGGTTTCTTCCGGCGAAAGCCGTTCGGAAAGGCTGGAGAATCCGCGAATATCGCTGAATAGCGCCGTAACTTCGCGGTCGCGTCCTTCGAGCAGCGTCGGATCAGCTTGTAATTGATTGGCCAGCGCCGAGGAGAAAAATTGCTCGAACTGGACGCGCGATCGCGCGGCTTCCGCCTCTTTCTGTTGCCGCGCAAGGCCGGCCCCAACGGCCGCGGCCAACAGTTGCACAAGCTGTGCTTCCAGCGGCTCGATTGTCGAACCGGCAGTCCCTAGCATCCGGTAGCGCTGACCGTAAACGGCGCCGACGACCTCGCCTTGCGGATCAAAGATGGGCGATACGACGACCGCCTCGATGCCCGTCAGGCTTTGCGTGGTCGCCACGTCGAGCGTGCGAAAAAAAGTTCGCCGCTCCTCGACCATGTGCGCCAGAGCCGTGCGGCTGAAGTCCAAGGGCTGCCCAGAGCGGCGGGCGAAACTGGCCACGACCTCCCACTCGTTGCCGTGGCGCAACAACACTTGCGCTCCGTCAAGCCCGACCAGTTGAACGACTGCTTTGA
This window encodes:
- a CDS encoding (2Fe-2S)-binding protein, which translates into the protein MKDQRPSRAGESGFSRRAFLQGSGAAAAATALAAGSGVAEAADDKTKVLGPGPTAITLKVNGADRQVTVEPRTTLLEALRFKLNLTGAKPVSVDDSSGASMVIIDGKPASANTILAVACVGKKIQTVESLGGSKPDPVVTAFLHNDAMQCGFCTPGFVVAVRAFLDKNPKATEDQIRKGLNSNLCRCGTYANVIQAALEVVKGGSRG
- a CDS encoding class I SAM-dependent methyltransferase; translated protein: MDYSKSTVNSRNLVKRWLHRSRLDASVKLLDVKRRSRILDYGCGSGELTRRISAAYPSTQIVAFDPAEDLFRQAQRRLADCTNVLVSNSLDLLPGAFDRVACLEVLEHLPPVELEAALLDIRVALAADGQCLFTFPIEHGAMSLAKNVYRITTGGDPYPSLTSTARAFFGLPVPRQPSASLNNCSYIYSHLGFDCRAMLSTIANVFAIEDVHVLPLGTVTLGMGNGLAVVARPRHD
- a CDS encoding MFS transporter, translating into MARREVGRAQQNVQSDGATYDLAFWLTYVANLSIMIGHSLLFRYADVVFFLGGSELLLGTIVGVGMVGSLAMRLAQGIGIDRYGPRRMWIISGLLFVASCLGHLLLTRADSPLIFVLRIGYACAIAGFFGASITFISSRAPVSRMAEMVGMLGTSGFLAMVIGTWLGDVMIGGAPMTWPRMQLMFVVCAVLGMINVILAAFATRHQHFQPRTRHASAWGLLRRYHPGSVLLVSAATGFGLGLPGTFLRPYAESMNIPGIALFFAVYCPTAFVARFLGRRLPTKIGNRRVLLLGLASMVTGMVLFTIASNQWLLCLPAVALGIAHALLFPSVIAAGTSVFPARNRGLATTLVLAFFDLGTLVGSPIAGGIVSYAGLAGIPAFGSMFVAVAVMIGTSAVVYALSPRQQIAPATRPSTAFKRAPSRAAN
- a CDS encoding DUF2089 family protein encodes the protein MPEAKRPVSNECPYCGTAMTVTQMSCGHCRVSVAADFPMSRLADLPVEHQRFIEMFVLAGGNLKEIAAQVGVSYPTVRSRLDRVIEMLRGEIAKTQRVGGSLLDAVEPGKTSAAEAARLIKRI
- a CDS encoding platelet-activating factor acetylhydrolase IB subunit — encoded protein: MRRRVLAICFVALVGTYSSFAARAEDKPPDTVVPVAREAGWMKRHDSINDRAKQGDVDLIFLGDSITQGWEGAGKDVWTKYYGDRKAMNAGIGGDRTQHVLWRLENGNIAGIKPKLAVIMIGTNNSGTDTSENIAAGIKAIVAKLREKLPATKILLLGVFPRGANPEDKNRLVNIKANELAKAVADDKNVFYLDIGPKFLAADGTLSKEIMPDLLHLSPQGYEIWAKSIEPAVWELLGDKPHGT
- a CDS encoding DUF1080 domain-containing protein; this encodes MLFLATSRRILSLTGVLAIALSFEAKAADNQPPSGFVALFNGKDLTGWRGLPKGDLQNPAKRAQASANDLATAQKEADEDMRAHWMAVDGVIEFDGKGRSLCTAKDYGDFELLCDWKILADGDSGIYLRGSPQVQIWDPASNVAKGVGSGGLFNNQKKENPSQPSNVADKPIGEWNHFRIKMVGDKVSVWLNEELVVDNVVLENYWERDKPIYPTGQIELQNHGNHLYFKNIYIRELK
- a CDS encoding xanthine dehydrogenase family protein molybdopterin-binding subunit; the protein is MAKKYSWPDRGTTALLGKPQDRIDGIAKATGAAKYTYDVNFDKMLIARVLGSPHAHCKIKSIDFSAAEKIPGVVKCMAMKEPGNEVRWQGDPIAAVAGESEGAVAEGLKAIKVEIEPLDVYVKDADLAAAEAAGRTGKVAKNVQLEREAGDDDDEDKFAEQEIERLLKESAVVVEAHYGIDVITHMCLEPHGATVQWEGDKLNAYLSTQNVSGTAGQFASPLGITTGDVTVICDFIGGGFGSKFQVDNFNVTAAKIAKEVGRPVKLMLDRDIELKTAGCRPSGYIDVRIGADKEGVVTVWDSQHWGTFGATAGGVDQGVIPYVFNPKNRRRRATPIITNASPSRAWRAPNHPQACAMSQTAYDDIAAKLGLNSYDVFLRNLASVSNEKQNVYQAEMEIAAKLIGWKDKWHPHGKGPKKGAVVSGLGMAIHTWGGGGQPSNTNITIHPDGAVEATLGSQDLGTGTRTAIAIITAETFGLPLAGVKVNIGSSKYPPSAASGGSVTIASVSESTRRAAQDALLKIFELASKKLESEPENLEAKDGRIQVKSDTKKSLSWKEACSLLGMMPLEVKGEFKRRDDQGLSSSQVGGVQMAEVEVDRDTGVVRMKKFVLVQDMGLVINPKCAQSQMYGAAIMGIAYALFEQRILDPTTGAFLNAEIADYKLPRLGDVGEIVVEIYQPDDEYNRGVVGLGEPPVISPGAAISNAVCNALGVRVPVLPLTPKRVLEALERARKA
- a CDS encoding adenylate/guanylate cyclase domain-containing protein, with amino-acid sequence MTRVDGVLTTAGREMLRVTIHNNRQQRQISHAAGPLEFGRVLQGSLERVVIDDPFVSRDQLRVTETQGRLRVENLSQHTPVHVIGCEAQLGVNSNRDFDLPLEVTIGTTRIRFEVEPNQDGPRSWQTILKPAGVTEDRVVPLNLVDHRDPITPERLTQWFETVISVQRAAAGSAEFYQETVKAVVQLVGLDGAQVLLRHGNEWEVVASFARRSGQPLDFSRTALAHMVEERRTFFRTLDVATTQSLTGIEAVVVSPIFDPQGEVVGAVYGQRYRMLGTAGSTIEPLEAQLVQLLAAAVGAGLARQQKEAEAARSRVQFEQFFSSALANQLQADPTLLEGRDREVTALFSDIRGFSSLSERLSPEETCRLVGDVMERLTARIADHGGVIVDYIGDGLLAMWNAPAIQTDHATLACRAALAMIEELPALNKDWQGILGAPLGLGLGINTGVARVGNIGSRRRFKYGPLGHAVNLASRLEGLTKHLGVAALVSESTWRKLGGAFATRRLCRVRVVGIASPLDVFELHSAAAEDPTWLAQRDAYESALQQFETGHWAEACRMLYPLVADQPNRFDVPSLTLIGRAVECLKSRPAKFEPVLDFVHK
- a CDS encoding polyprenol monophosphomannose synthase, which gives rise to MTRNLVVVTTYNERENLPALIDEIFAQAPEVDLLVVDDSSPDGTGAWVQERSVREPRLKLLARPGKQGQGSAVLAGLRYAIDNAYDTVLSMDADFSHSPRYIRGLQSGLEGDPAADVVIGSRYVHGGGVEGWPFKRRLMSRAVNTYTRLMLRLRTHDCSGGFRCYRVAKLAELDFSQMVSRGYSFHEEFLWRVTRLGCRVVETPITFVDRVKGNSKINAHEAWNAVRVIFNLGIQERFGNRTPPPSLNRDNGE
- a CDS encoding FAD binding domain-containing protein, encoding MKPFEYAAPTDAVGVLELLSDDSEATALLAGGTDLVPLMAKMIVTPRRVVNITEVASLRGVSSDSQGVSIGATTTLDELLEAPELADFPAIRQAIDGINSDTLRAQGTLGGELLQRPQCWYFRGGHGLLAESGHRIVAGDSRYHAIFGNAGPAKFVSPSRIAPALIALGAQVRIIGPSEQDETTIPVEALFRTPRDGRQREHVIGPNQLLTHILLPAAGWVNGTYEVRQTAGPDFPLVSAAAALKIENGIVRDANIVIGQVAPTPWVSYAAAQAMVGQSVEFDTASSAGEAAVEAATPLTDNGYKVQLASVAVRRAILLAAGLETGGFEI